The genomic window gtttaaCTGTTCCCTTtagtttgagcatgtcctatgaataCACTAATTCTACCCATTCATACCCAAAATGGATTGATAGGACCAGTCCACTTTGTACCCATATTGGAACATATGAAGACTAATCCCTTTTCGTATTAAAAAGGACGCAAATAGGGGCCAGTCGCATTTATAACCACAATGGTAGTACAATGATACTTTAATGATAGTGGATACTTTCTTGTGTCAGAAGACACGTATTGAACTCGACAACAAAAATTCGAAGGCAGTAAGAAAAATTTTACCTAGTGCAGTGATAGAATATTTTGCCCGATCCAATCAGAAGATGAGTGAATTTATCACTAATGGTTATGTTAATTTGATGATGGATGATGGCTAATGTAACACCCTTTCAttgcaaataataaaaatgttacgtatacgcaccggtactcgTATTTTCAGCTACTATGGATATTATTGCGTGTAGTTGGTTGGtagtaaatgtaaaaaaattggtacatgataaaattatatttttgccgcTTAGATCTTTTTAGCGATTATGGCTCGAATTGCTCAATATATGTCACAAAGTGTCACTTCATCGCAATCCTTGAGTACTAGTCGTCGAATGTAATCACTGAAGATAAGGAAGCCACAATAAATTCGTTCAAAGTTGTTCTAATATTTCctgaaaacttgaaaaaaaaatatatatatatatacaaggcgcaatatacctccgaagagattaaggccgagcttttattccaattttcgccgtgcttctttttaatttttgctacaaattggcgaCCTACATGCTTTACGCCGACTCCGGACGGCACCTGCcagacagatgaattttcaatttaaatttttctgccttgaaaagcttctcagtgaaaactcatatgtcttgcagatgccgttaggagtcggcataaaacaagggAGCTgctttaggaaaaattaaaaggagcacgacgcaaattggaagagaagttcggcctaaaatattttctgaggttatcgcgcccacatttatttatttaccttttaatgacagaaatacactcaaagTATTTGCCGAGTCACTGCCGAGAgacgaccacgcttagaaaaactttcttctaattaaaaaaaaaaatttctaaatttgtatgttgctttgcccaggagttGAACCGAGGATCTTGGGTGttgtaggcgaagcacgctaccaccacaccacggcggccgcataaCTTACTTGAAAGTACTTATCTTAtattacaaatattacatatatacctatATTAAATTCGTTATCAAATTAATACAACAAATTATCTATAAATATAGgtggtaataaaatttaaaagattgTTACGTTGATAAAGCAATACAAGTCGAATGTAACGAAAATGTTCGGCCACACAAAAAAGACATTTACGGAAGCGAAACTGGGAGCAGTGGTATTAATCATATTCAATGTATTTGTTGGCAGTAGCAATGCCGTCATTAAGTGTCACAAGTGTGACGGCATAAATTGTTTACGCACAAGTTATGCAGCGGCAGAGGAGTGTGAAGATACATTGGATAGTTGCGTAACGGTGTTTGATGGTGGTAAGTTTGAGTTTTGGTGTGAAGAAATTCACGACTGTCACGTCATCTGCGTATCGCTCATATTCATGCCTAGTACTAATGGCAATCATAGATTCAATCATAGCTTTTATCACAGAAACAAAGCAGCGATAGTATGAACCAATGATCCCGGGATTTGTGCTGAATAGCACTAGATGGCGCAGTAAACTGGCTACGTAGACAGTAATGCAAATGCCCTCGCAGTTTAAGCAACAATGTGAATCACCGCTGCAATAATGCGATTAGTCAAGGATGAATCCGgtatgagtcgcaaaggagtatgtgaCCAATGCCAactttgatctctttgtatgagtttaaCTGTTCCCTTtagtttgagcatgtcctatgaataCACTAATTCTACCCATTCATACCCAAAATGGATTGATAGGACCAGTCCACTTTGTACCCATATTGGAACATATGAAGACTAATCCCTTTTCGTATTAAAAAGGACGCAAATAGGGGCCAGTCGCATTTATAACCACAATGGTAGTACAATGATACTTTAATGATAGTGGATACTTTCTTGTGTCAGAAGACACGTATTGAACTCGACAACAAAAATTCGAAGGCAGTAAGAAAAATTTTACCTAGTGCAGTGATAGAATATTTTGCCCGATCCAATCAGAAGATGAGTGAATTTATCACTAATGGTTATGttaatttgaaaatgaaaaaaattccaaaataataACCGTAAAGAAAAAGATAATACAGCAGATAGAGTGAACTACAAAAGTTGATAATGAGGATTCATTGCGGCGATAGCCGTTGTCATGTCTAAAGCATAAGAGATCAGTCGCAGATCACTCTATTTAGGTATTAATCGCATGCTTTTTTTCAGGGACTATACTTATTGATATATGCTGGCAGATGTCGCATTAAGCGAGGGCATTTATATAGCAGCCTATGTAGCAGCTTACTGCGACATTTAGTAGTATATAGCTACACAAATCACAAATTCATTGGTTCATATTGTTGCAGCTAATTGCTATACCGTGGAGAGTACTGCGATTGAGTATGTGATTGCGATGATTGGTGAGCGTTACTGTGAACAGCTGTTTATATCATagtagccatcatccggtggcaaaatcctgagacagataaatgatttttcatgtaaatgcaacaaaaacgatttgagccagataaatctagatagaagtctggttcaatttgtgagccagataatttgttaattacttctttttagtttggcaacgctgcatttaataaacctactttttcaaaaatagatgtcactgcttagcctttcgccgtatgagttaaataaaaaacagcggcgacatctgcctatcacatttcatttgcgaaaatttcacgacatctgcttctcaagtctctcaatgatccagagcattcccgtgagaattgagcgtaagccggagctgtaaaactcactggaaaaCGGCAAGTATGTGGTTGCTCCTCTGTCACTGTGCAGTCACAGTCATGGATATCATTGCGACTGACAGCACTGTAAAACGTGATTGTGAACTGTTGTTTGGATCATATTGCTACTCTATAAGTTTGCAATCACAGCTTCGACTTAAAGTCGCTGCGACTGACAGTACTGTTATTGAGACTGCGATTGTGATTTTTGGTAAGCGTGATTCTATACTGACGTTTGTATCATATTTCTCCTCTATCACTGTGCAATCACAGTCACGGATAACAAATGCAGCGACtgacaacaaacaaataaattatcCCACCAATTGACAGCTACCGTTTTAGCACAGGGTTGCTTCGGCCAACTTGCGGTGGAATTACGTAGCAAATGTGAACCAACAATGATCAACTGGGATGACGCCGACTTAGATGAGTACGATGAAGCACCAAAATTTATGCATAGCGATTGTTATAAGTGCGCTGGAGATATGTGCAATAATATCAGCGCTAATGGATTTGAGTGCATTCAATGTGACTCGAGTATGGTAATTGCGCtaaaaatttgataattttaaGTGTGCCGATACGGTACATACCAATTAATTTAGCAGCATTTTTAGTCACATTTGCTTGACTCGCGTGAATATGTATTTGTAATTGGCTTCACTGCATCAAATTTATCGCCAAAATCAAATTGATTAGATTAGCAGTCCAATATTTTTTCGAATCAAATCTATCGACTGATTGTGCGTGCTCTAAACTGGGCCGATTGTTTTACGTAACTGTGACTGAACAGTGATAGAAGAGCAGTATGATCTAAGGCGCTTTTGATAATCAGGTCACGGTAATATTTTCGAATATGTCGCTGCGATTTGTTATGATTGTTGAGTCGCTGTGACAAAATAACAACTACATTAGAATTTTTCAAGTGTAAGGAGCTTTGGCAAGTGGGTTTAGTTCACCAATTACAACGACAATATAGTACTCACATACATAGATATTTAAATGTGTGCGATGCCGCCTGGCCCCGTGAGTTTGAAAGCTTTTGACCTTCTTGATGGCTCATTGTTTTATATAAAGCTCCAGTATGCTGACCCGCCCGCACTAGGTCATTCAACTTAAATATTTTTCCAAAGTACATAGATCTATGAGTTTGCCCACGGTATTTTAGAAAGGGGAAAATTTATTTGAGAAATCGGAAAAGTTCTTCTCTAATGTCCAGAGGTATATATAgaagtagatatatatatatactatagaaTCAGTTCATCAAAGATCCCTATAATAAACTATCAACTGTCGTGCCCAAATTAAATTTTCTGATTTTTCAGGATTCAAATTGCTTCGACAATGCTGAAATTTTGCAACCAAACAAATGCCCCATCGCTAGATCGGCAAACTCGTATTGCTTTGCTAAGATGGAGAGTAAAAGTGTAGTACGGGGCTGTGCAACAGATTTAAAGCAACAGACAGAATGTTTGAATAATAAGGACTGTTTGTTGTGTCCACCATTGGATATTGGTGGCTGTAATAGTGAgcttaaattttcaaataatagTAGTGGCGGAGGCGGTGAAGATGATGGTGGAAATGGAGGAGTTGGGGGTGGAAACGGTGCAGATGGCGGTGATAATGGTAGTGCTGGTGGCGGTGGAAGTGGGGGAAATGGAAGTGGTGGTGGAGGAGGCGGTGAAGGTGATGGTGGGATTGGAGGTAATGGTGGCGGAAATGGAGACAGTGGAAATGAAGATGGTGGTAACGGTGGCAGCGAAACCGATGGAAGTAGTGGCGGAAACGGTGAAGGTAGTGATGACAGCGGTAACAACGGTAGTGGTAAAACGGGAGGTGCCAGTGGTGAAGGCATTGTAAGCCTTGCAAATATTGTCTCAAACTATAAGTTACTTACAACCATTGGTGTCATTCTAATAGCAAATTATTtatcttaaataaaataattattttaaaaaaatcgccaAGAAAATGTATTTCCTCGGAAGTTTTGAAACGCAAAATTGCATAAAGATACATAAGCAAAAAGAATATAAGTAAACGTAAgacataaaaaaatatgaaatcacaaaAGAAAGAAATGAAGCTTTGGTTATGATTGGTTCCCGAGGCACAATCAAAAACTGATAGTGGCCATCAACGTGTTAAGTTAACAGTTGTAGCGGAATTAGCAGACTTCGTTTCTCCGTACTTTGCCTATCACAATACTAATAGTTATACTAGTAGACGTATTTATAAATGTTCTACATTCGCCGCTATCTCCCCCTTTCTAACTTTCCCAATCTTGCTCCCACAACCTCCTACATCTTACAcgcattgtaataattcctctcCGTACCCCTCTCTCTTTATCAATATTTCTTTATATCTCTTTTTTCcatacattcttcaattccatctgctTCATCTAGAGGATCACTGCCTTCTATTAGTCTTGGATGATAACACGAAAGACAATATGCGTCTATGGCCAGGTTTGATCTCTTTTGTTTCAGTATGTCCTATGTAAAGACCAATTGTACCTTTTTATGGCTGAACGGACaggccctttttatactcagttgagcagagctcacagagtatattaagtttgattggataacggttggttgtacaggtataaaggaatcgagatagatatagacttccatatatcaaaatcatcaggatcgaaaaaaatttgattgagccatgtccgtccgtccgtccgtccgttaacacgataagttgagtaaattttgaggtatcttgatgaaatttggtatgtaggttcctgagtaatcatctcagatcgctatttaaaatgaacgatatcggactataaccacgcccactttttcgatatcgacaatttcgaaaaaccgaaaaagtgcgataattcattaccgaagacagatacagcgacgaaacttggtaggtgggttgaacttatgacgtagaatagaaaattagtaaaattttggacaatgggcgtggcaccgcccacttttaaaagaaggtaatttaacatttttgcaagctgtaatttgccagtcgttgaagatatcatgatgaagtttggcagcaacgttacttctattactatatgtacgcttaataaaaattcgcaaaatcagagaacgaccacgcacactttttaaacaaaaatttttttaaagtcaaattttaaaagaaaagttaatatctttacagtatattagtaaattatgtcaagattcaactccagtaatgatatgttgcaacaaaatacaaaaataaaagaaaatttcaaaatgggcgtggctccgccctttttcatttaatttgtctagaatacttttattgccataagtcgaaccaaaaattcaccaatccttttgaaatttggtaggggcatagatttgatgacgttaactgttttctgtgaaaatgggcgaaatcggttgaagccacgcccagtttttatacacagtcgtccgtctgtccttccgctcggccattaacacgataacttgagcaaaaatcgacatatctttactgaacttagttcacgtacttacctgaactcactttatcttggtatacaaaatgaacgaaatccgactatgaccacgcccactttttcgatatcgaaaattacgaaaaatgaaaaaaatgccataattctataccaaatacgaaaaaagggatgaaacatggtaattggattggtttattgacgcgaaatataactttagaaaaaactttgtaaaatggttgtgacacctaccatattaagtagaagaaaatgaaaaagttctgcagtgcgaaataaaaaacccttgaaatcttggcaggtattacatatataaataaattaacggtatccaacagataatgttctgggtcaccttggtccacattttggtcgatatctggaaaacgccttcacatatacaactaccaccactcccttttaaaactctcattaatacctttcgtttgataacaatatcgtacaaacacattttagagtcacccctggtccacctttatggcgatatatcgaaaaggcgtccacctatagaactaagccccacgcccttttaaaatactcattaacacctttcatttgatacccatattgtacaaacacattctagagtcacccctggtccacctttatggcgatatctcgaaaaggcgtccacctatagaactaagcccacgcccttttaaaatactcattaacacctttcatttgatacccatatagtacaaacacattctagagtcacccctggtccacctttatggcgatatatcgaaaaggcgaccacctatacaactatcaccactcccttttaaaaccctcattaatacctttaattttatatccatatcgtacaaacacattctagagtcacccctggtccacctttatggcgatatctcgaaaaggcgaccacctatacaactatcaccactcccttttaaaaccctcattaatacctttaattttatatccatatcgtacaaacacattctagagtcacccctggtccacctttatggcgatatctcgaaaaggcgtccacctatagaactaagcccacgcccttttaaaatactcattaacacctttcatttgatacccatatagtacaaacacattctagagtcacccctggtccacctttatggcgatatatcgaaaaggcgaccacctatacaactatcaccactcccttttaaaaccctcattaatacctttaattttatatccatatcgtacaaacacattctaggatcacccctggtccacctttatggcgatatctcgaaaaggcgtccacctatagaactaaggcccactcaatcttaaaatactctttcacaccttccgtttgatacacgtgtcatacaaacacattccagggttacccaagggtcattttcctacatggttattttcccttattttgtctccatagctctcaactgagtatgtaatgttcggttacacccgaacttagccttccttacttgtttattttgttattttgcttTCAACTAATTTAACAGGTATAAGGCGCCCAATGTATAACGAAATCAACAACAAATACGAGAAACCAAGCCGAAGGCAGTTGATCTACGACTCCAACAATTACACTTCTGGCGGATACAGCACTGCATTCGTGTTCGTACGTATAAATGCTGGGCGTAGTGTAAACAAATTTAACGTATTAATTCTAAAATATTCTGAAAATGGATGGGCTAGTTTTTATTCTCGGTAGCTTTCTTTGTATAGCCAaatgtaagaatttgtttaaagaaAGTTACAGTCCAATACGCTCAGTAGTATCTGAGATAACCTCATTCCAAATTAAAGACTTTCAATTATTTTATCTTTGAATTCGGTATTATCTACCATTTAAAATTATGAGACTGAGAAAGATTCATTTAAATATATGATTCATGATGACAATTTCACCAGCCATAATCCTTGCccctcaaaaaaattttaaattttctgctgAAGGTATGTTCATTTCCTACAAAACTAGCTTTTTAGCACTTCCATTGTTAACTTAAATTGCTTTGTGCTTAACAATTGACGGATTATTTTTGATGCGTGAAAAATGCCATGATATTTGTATTGAAATAATAACTGATAATTATATTtgaatgataattttttttttaaatttattgtttagTGGCAATAATAACTGTAAATGTTGCTGTTGTATCATGTGTAATATGTCAATAGTTTTCAAAGGCTGATAAGCGTCATGGTAAGTTATCTTCTCTGTGACacttcatttcaagtttacaagtGTTTCTTTAATGTTATTTTGTAGGCTACATTGGGCGCTGTGTTTTGATTGTATTCTGCCaacttaataaattttgttagatCGAGAAATAAGCTTTCGGGAAATATTTTCTTATCCATTatttcttatttactttgaccAAGTTAGTCTTTAGTTTTTTAAATAGTGACTTCAATACTAAGTGTTACATAAAACTGGGTCGAAAAAGGAAGTAGCAGAGAAAGAAACACCATAACCTAAGGGTTTTATCACTTTTTACCCttccttatttttattttcggcttTTTCGCTTCTTTTCTatctttttctttacttttcttttatttgccaTATTTTCCTATTTCCTGTCTAGATGTTTCTACGATCCCCGCCGAGCTAGTTCAACGGGCATTGTATGTCATGGTGCTCAAATTAAGTAACCGCTATATAGTTTCACCAGGTTAACAGTCGTTTGGCTATCCAAATACTAGACAac from Eurosta solidaginis isolate ZX-2024a chromosome 3, ASM4086904v1, whole genome shotgun sequence includes these protein-coding regions:
- the LOC137247060 gene encoding uncharacterized protein; the encoded protein is MFGHTKKTFTEAKLGAVVLIIFNVFVGSSNAVIKCHKCDGINCLRTSYAAAEECEDTLDSCVTVFDGATVLAQGCFGQLAVELRSKCEPTMINWDDADLDEYDEAPKFMHSDCYKCAGDMCNNISANGFECIQCDSSMDSNCFDNAEILQPNKCPIARSANSYCFAKMESKSVVRGCATDLKQQTECLNNKDCLLCPPLDIGGCNSELKFSNNSSGGGGEDDGGNGGVGGGNGADGGDNGSAGGGGSGGNGSGGGGGGEGDGGIGGNGGGNGDSGNEDGGNGGSETDGSSGGNGEGSDDSGNNGSGKTGGASGEGIVSLANIVSNYKLLTTIGVILIANYLS